One part of the Triplophysa rosa linkage group LG5, Trosa_1v2, whole genome shotgun sequence genome encodes these proteins:
- the LOC130554639 gene encoding rho GTPase-activating protein 45-like translates to MFSRKRKELAAKTPSVSKKSYAGNSGAQNPSLSILQEHTHSDIIDGPSTLTPPDSMTSSCPGTPSTHSKLVGCSSPVAPLRRPSGLSRHASAAGFPFQTAGTWGFHKGYIRAGLMHRHLAEVVEGSVIEVENIPLLLRDVARFAEAVEKLKDMVMGDTKEDVQSRSAIHECLGEVLRVLRQVISTYPLLNTVETLTAAGTLISKVKGFSYEGTTDAQKKDFEKAIETIAVAFSSK, encoded by the exons ATGTTTTCTAGAAAGAGGAAGGAGTTGGCGGCCAAAACACCTTCAGTCTCCAAAAAGAGTTACGCAGGAAACTCCGGAGCGCAAAACCCTTCG TTGTCTATTCTTCAAGAGCACACTCACAGTGACATTATCGATGGCCCATCTACATTGACGCCTCCAGACTCCATGACCTCCTCCTGCCCGGGAACCCCGTCCACCCATTCAAAGTTAGTGGGGTGCAGTTCACCTGTCGCTCCTCTCAGACGACCGTCGGGTCTCAGCCGTCATGCCAGCGCTGCTGGTTTCCCCTTCCAGACCGCTGGCACGTGGGGTTTTCATAAGGGTTACATCCGTGCCGGTCTCATGCACAGGCACCTGGCGGAGGTCGTGGAGGGGTCGGTCATCGAGGTGGAGAACATTCCCCTGCTGCTCAGAGACGTCGCCCGGTTCGCTGAGGCCGTGGAGAAGCTGAAGGACATGGTGATGGGTGACA CTAAAGAAGACGTTCAGAGCCGCTCGGCCATTCACGAGTGTTTGGGTGAAGTGTTACGAGTGTTACGTCAGGTCATCAGCACTTATCCTCTCCTCAACACTGTAGAAACTCTCACCGCCGCGGGAACTCTTATCtcaaaggtcaaag GGTTCAGTTATGAAGGCACCACTGATGCTCAGAAGAAAGATTTTGAGAAAGCCATCGAGACCATCGCCGTGGCCTTCAGCAGCAAGTAA